One Candidatus Uhrbacteria bacterium genomic region harbors:
- a CDS encoding putative metal-binding motif-containing protein has translation MNLRLILALLCTATLSACNLLSYNDLPDEPAAEDEDNAADDDSSPASDDDDNDSVPLPDDDDNDSTEPSDDDATDVPLPGDDDDNSSPPADDDDSSPSSDDDDNDATVPLPGDDDDDSSPSDDDDATDVPLPGDDDDNSSPPADDDDSSPALVDVDSDGYDSNEDCNDADADIHPSATEDCDGVDNDCDTVVDEGCGDDDDTTEEPTPEPPVPDADGDGSPDSVDCDDGDPDNFPGNAEICDGQDNNCNGAMLSSGEVDADNDGYMGCEDDCDDSDSSRNPGESEVCNGVDDNCTGIIPGIEDDDDGDGYMICENDCDDSDDDVFPGAVETCDDVDSDCDGDLTETCPAPPPAWCPSGTQVEITTNGSFESAEVFQSFPSVGDGWGYEQNVQPVRQSSVVHNGSFAVRLDGNGTGNPGYTEQLQFLFNPSAIGLAVGDGIHVEFVARSTTSFTGGVFQVIDHFNWVTSVVGNPGSVSYNVSTTAWTPFTLDRTVANVPGTARITMHFGGLPLGASVYVDDFHVYGCL, from the coding sequence ATGAACCTGCGATTGATCTTGGCCCTGCTGTGCACGGCCACCCTCTCCGCCTGCAACCTTCTCTCCTACAACGACCTGCCGGACGAACCGGCGGCCGAGGACGAGGACAATGCGGCAGACGACGACTCGAGTCCGGCCAGTGATGACGACGACAACGACAGCGTCCCGCTTCCCGATGACGACGACAACGATTCGACCGAGCCGTCCGACGACGACGCGACCGACGTGCCTCTGCCCGGCGACGATGACGACAACAGCTCGCCTCCGGCGGATGACGACGACTCGAGTCCGTCCAGCGATGACGACGACAACGACGCCACCGTGCCGCTCCCGGGCGACGACGATGACGATTCGAGTCCGTCCGATGACGACGACGCGACCGACGTGCCTCTGCCCGGCGACGATGACGACAACAGCTCGCCTCCGGCGGATGACGACGATTCCAGTCCTGCACTCGTGGACGTCGACAGCGACGGCTACGACAGCAACGAGGACTGCAACGACGCGGACGCGGACATCCACCCGAGCGCCACCGAGGACTGCGACGGCGTGGACAACGACTGCGACACGGTCGTGGACGAGGGCTGCGGCGACGATGACGACACCACGGAAGAACCCACCCCCGAGCCGCCGGTACCCGACGCGGACGGCGATGGCAGTCCCGATTCGGTGGACTGCGACGACGGCGACCCCGACAACTTCCCCGGCAACGCGGAGATCTGCGACGGGCAGGACAACAACTGCAACGGCGCGATGCTCTCGTCCGGTGAGGTGGATGCCGACAACGACGGGTACATGGGCTGCGAGGATGACTGTGACGACTCGGACAGCAGCCGGAACCCCGGCGAGTCCGAGGTCTGCAACGGTGTGGACGACAACTGCACCGGCATCATCCCCGGGATCGAGGACGACGACGATGGCGATGGCTACATGATCTGCGAGAACGACTGCGATGACAGCGACGACGACGTGTTCCCCGGTGCCGTCGAGACCTGCGACGACGTGGACAGCGACTGCGACGGCGACCTCACCGAGACCTGCCCCGCGCCGCCTCCGGCCTGGTGCCCTTCGGGGACCCAGGTGGAGATCACGACCAACGGCAGCTTCGAGTCTGCCGAGGTGTTCCAGTCGTTCCCAAGCGTCGGGGACGGCTGGGGCTACGAGCAGAATGTGCAGCCGGTCCGGCAGTCGAGCGTGGTCCATAACGGGTCCTTCGCCGTGCGCCTGGACGGCAACGGCACGGGCAACCCGGGATACACCGAACAGCTCCAGTTCCTCTTCAATCCGAGCGCCATTGGGCTCGCGGTCGGAGACGGGATCCACGTGGAGTTCGTCGCGCGCAGCACGACGTCCTTCACCGGCGGTGTGTTCCAGGTCATCGACCACTTCAACTGGGTCACGTCGGTGGTTGGCAACCCCGGGTCGGTGAGCTACAACGTGTCCACGACCGCGTGGACGCCGTTCACGCTCGACCGCACCGTGGCGAACGTGCCCGGCACCGCTCGCATCACGATGCACTTCGGCGGTCTGCCGCTGGGCGCATCTGTGTACGTGGACGACTTCCACGTCTACGGCTGCCTGTAG
- a CDS encoding four helix bundle protein, which produces MEPVRTFRDLVVWQKAHCFVLDVYKVSQSFPPEECYGITGQLRRACVSVPTNIVEGQAKNTTKDFVRYLYIARGSLSECEYLLRLSLDLGYLPQTVYQSVESNRQEVAFLLSGLIRSLK; this is translated from the coding sequence ATGGAACCAGTAAGAACTTTCCGAGATCTTGTTGTGTGGCAGAAAGCCCATTGTTTTGTTTTGGATGTTTATAAAGTATCTCAATCCTTTCCTCCTGAAGAATGTTATGGAATTACTGGACAGCTAAGACGTGCCTGTGTCTCCGTCCCCACGAACATCGTGGAAGGACAGGCCAAAAATACGACGAAGGACTTTGTTCGGTATCTATACATAGCCAGGGGGTCCCTTAGTGAGTGTGAGTATCTTCTGCGTTTATCTTTAGATCTTGGATACCTTCCTCAAACTGTATACCAATCAGTAGAATCAAATCGCCAAGAGGTAGCTTTCCTTTTAAGTGGTCTTATCCGTTCCCTTAAGTGA
- a CDS encoding AI-2E family transporter, translated as MSLKNGGAHVVGVGTWTIVKVILVLLGFALVWFLRDIVAMLFVALLLAALIDPFADWLAEHHIPRGLSVIVIYLCLVVVIGLAFLLFIPPLIEQATQLVQSFGYTQELSKVLDEFRRFTIGTGNTPSQIFATLQSFSQTVSGFVGGVAAAIIVLVLTFYMVVEEQALARVFRTVAPHEYQPYLTQLIERMREKIGQWLRGQIILGLIIGVLTYIGLSIIDVRYALVLALLAGVLEIIPYLGPILSSIPAIVLAFTESPTKGGLVLLLYVLIQQAENNILVPRVMQKVTGLNPVVSIVALLIGLKLGGLVGAIFAIPVATMVSVVMEDLFYDAETA; from the coding sequence ATGTCTCTCAAAAATGGAGGAGCTCATGTGGTTGGCGTGGGCACGTGGACGATCGTCAAAGTGATTCTGGTCCTGCTCGGTTTCGCGCTTGTGTGGTTTTTGCGCGACATCGTCGCTATGTTGTTTGTGGCGCTGTTGCTCGCTGCGCTTATTGATCCATTTGCCGATTGGCTTGCCGAGCACCACATTCCTCGCGGTCTTTCTGTCATCGTTATTTATCTGTGTTTAGTCGTGGTGATAGGACTCGCATTTCTTCTGTTCATTCCGCCGCTTATCGAACAAGCCACGCAACTCGTCCAATCGTTTGGGTACACACAGGAGCTCTCCAAAGTCCTCGATGAATTCCGCCGCTTCACGATTGGAACAGGGAATACGCCAAGCCAGATTTTCGCTACGCTGCAAAGCTTTTCTCAAACGGTAAGTGGGTTTGTGGGGGGGGTGGCCGCGGCGATCATCGTTCTGGTACTTACGTTTTATATGGTGGTGGAAGAACAAGCGCTCGCGCGCGTGTTCCGCACGGTGGCCCCGCACGAGTATCAGCCTTATCTTACGCAGTTGATTGAGCGCATGCGTGAAAAAATCGGGCAGTGGCTGCGCGGACAAATCATTTTGGGCCTTATCATCGGCGTGCTTACCTATATCGGCCTCTCTATTATTGATGTCCGCTACGCTCTCGTGCTCGCGCTGCTTGCCGGAGTTCTGGAGATCATTCCCTATCTCGGTCCCATCCTCTCTTCCATCCCCGCCATTGTGCTGGCGTTCACAGAATCTCCGACAAAGGGCGGGCTTGTTCTTTTGCTCTATGTTCTCATCCAGCAGGCGGAAAACAATATTCTTGTGCCGCGCGTTATGCAGAAAGTCACGGGCCTGAATCCCGTGGTGAGCATTGTTGCCCTCTTGATTGGATTGAAACTTGGCGGACTTGTGGGCGCTATCTTTGCGATTCCGGTGGCGACGATGGTATCCGTGGTGATGGAAGATCTCTTCTACGATGCTGAGACGGCGTAG
- a CDS encoding GIY-YIG nuclease family protein, with protein sequence MFFVYVLFSFKDHRLYVGYTEDLEARMKKHLQGLVPATQQRLPLQLIYYEAYPTMFEAKRREKYLKGGNGRAQLKRQLSETLVRIGYRHISNDS encoded by the coding sequence ATGTTTTTTGTTTACGTCCTCTTTAGTTTCAAAGACCACAGGTTGTATGTTGGTTATACGGAGGATCTCGAAGCGAGGATGAAAAAGCATTTGCAAGGTCTCGTTCCAGCTACCCAGCAACGACTTCCTCTTCAGCTTATCTATTATGAAGCTTATCCAACAATGTTTGAAGCGAAGAGACGAGAGAAGTATCTTAAAGGTGGAAACGGAAGAGCTCAACTAAAACGACAGCTTTCTGAAACACTGGTACGTATCGGGTATCGCCATATTTCAAATGACAGTTGA